A part of Marinifilum sp. JC120 genomic DNA contains:
- the ybgF gene encoding tol-pal system protein YbgF, whose product MKNNMKKSLIAALIAFPLATGLNGCVTTSDMDKMRLELRQTRTQLNKKIDNVDQQVAADNVALREEIKNSSSPVQTQQANMYAEVNALKMQVAKLQGTVNTMSQSVSRLDAGDSNSTVSLEDLSQKVENMRLALESQLAIDLGLIKAQAPKDKATQEAVDKTAVAIGGIAAVVAPEPKKVESADPAQALYDKGLALFKERKYKDAIRDMAEFTKTFPKHKLVPNAIFWEGECYYQLKDYANAALKYQVVIAKHSKSNKYRPALLKQGLCLIKLGKTKSGRYILEDLIKKAPDSAEAKRAKSIIKNLK is encoded by the coding sequence ATGAAGAATAATATGAAAAAATCTCTTATTGCTGCCCTGATCGCCTTTCCTCTGGCTACAGGCCTGAACGGCTGCGTAACCACATCCGATATGGATAAAATGCGTCTGGAGCTCAGGCAGACCAGAACCCAGCTCAATAAAAAGATAGATAACGTTGACCAGCAGGTAGCAGCTGACAACGTAGCTCTGCGTGAAGAAATAAAAAATTCCAGCTCCCCGGTGCAGACCCAGCAGGCAAACATGTATGCTGAAGTTAATGCCCTGAAAATGCAGGTCGCCAAACTTCAGGGAACAGTCAACACTATGTCCCAGTCTGTTAGCAGACTTGATGCCGGAGACAGCAATAGTACCGTATCGCTTGAAGACCTTTCCCAAAAAGTTGAAAACATGCGTCTGGCCCTTGAAAGCCAGCTCGCCATCGACCTCGGTTTGATCAAGGCGCAAGCTCCCAAAGATAAAGCAACACAGGAAGCTGTGGATAAAACGGCTGTTGCCATTGGCGGAATCGCCGCAGTGGTTGCCCCTGAACCTAAAAAAGTGGAATCTGCCGACCCGGCGCAGGCCTTGTACGATAAGGGACTTGCGTTGTTCAAAGAGCGTAAATACAAAGACGCTATCAGGGATATGGCCGAATTCACCAAGACTTTCCCTAAGCATAAGCTTGTTCCCAACGCGATTTTCTGGGAAGGTGAATGTTACTACCAGCTCAAGGATTACGCCAATGCCGCCCTCAAATATCAGGTCGTCATTGCCAAGCATTCCAAAAGCAACAAGTACAGACCCGCACTGCTCAAGCAGGGACTCTGCCTGATCAAACTGGGCAAAACAAAGTCCGGCCGTTATATCCTTGAGGACCTGATCAAAAAGGCCCCGGATTCCGCAGAAGCAAAACGTGCGAAAAGCATTATCAAAAACTTAAAATAA
- the lgt gene encoding prolipoprotein diacylglyceryl transferase codes for MNPILFSIGSINIYAYSVYLTAGCLLGIGWAMRAARLWELDYKLAPVTGLITVISGVIGARAVYVALYPQEFIGNLFKIFYIWQGGLVFSGAIIFGSLAGLLYLRSKQQPIMDWLDCFAPGLALGQAVGRLGCFFAGCCYGKPTDLPWAVTFKNTASLAPLFQPLHPTQLYHSLAGLITFLILLVAGNYIHTEGRITGLFLVLFSMFRFIIEFFRADYRGELGPLSMTQFITLVFFAIGIYLLSIYKKRSS; via the coding sequence ATGAATCCGATCCTGTTCAGCATAGGTTCTATCAATATTTACGCTTACAGCGTGTATCTGACTGCCGGGTGCTTGCTGGGCATAGGCTGGGCCATGCGCGCAGCAAGGCTTTGGGAACTGGATTACAAACTGGCTCCGGTAACCGGGCTAATCACCGTTATCAGCGGCGTTATCGGCGCGCGGGCAGTTTATGTTGCCCTGTATCCGCAAGAATTCATCGGGAACCTGTTTAAAATATTTTACATATGGCAGGGCGGACTTGTTTTCTCCGGTGCGATTATCTTCGGTTCACTGGCAGGATTGCTTTACCTGCGTTCCAAACAACAGCCGATTATGGATTGGCTGGATTGTTTTGCACCGGGTCTCGCGCTGGGCCAAGCTGTGGGACGGCTGGGATGTTTCTTTGCCGGATGTTGTTACGGCAAACCGACAGACCTGCCGTGGGCAGTTACTTTTAAAAATACAGCATCGCTGGCCCCGCTCTTTCAGCCCCTGCACCCGACGCAACTTTACCACTCACTGGCCGGACTGATTACATTTCTGATTCTGCTTGTTGCCGGTAACTATATCCATACCGAAGGCCGCATTACCGGACTATTCCTTGTATTATTTTCTATGTTCAGATTTATTATTGAATTTTTCAGGGCGGATTACCGGGGCGAACTCGGTCCCCTGTCCATGACTCAGTTCATAACACTTGTCTTTTTCGCAATTGGTATATACCTGTTATCAATATACAAAAAAAGGAGTTCCTAA
- the lspA gene encoding signal peptidase II, producing the protein MNRYALAGTIATVTLILDQITKIAVRDKMAMWTSEVIIPGFFNLVHVVNKGAAFGFLNRADITWQRNFFVVVTIIALGAIGMLLKSVEERDKFQIVGLGCVLGGAIGNLIDRLLYHEVTDFLDVYYGSHHWPAFNIADIAICVGAFALIISFYKNK; encoded by the coding sequence ATGAATAGATATGCTTTGGCTGGGACAATTGCGACAGTGACGCTGATCTTGGACCAGATAACCAAGATAGCAGTACGCGACAAAATGGCTATGTGGACATCAGAGGTCATTATTCCTGGATTCTTTAATCTGGTCCATGTGGTCAATAAAGGTGCGGCATTCGGATTCCTGAACCGTGCGGATATTACCTGGCAGCGTAACTTTTTTGTTGTGGTTACGATCATTGCACTTGGCGCGATTGGAATGCTGCTTAAATCTGTTGAGGAACGGGATAAATTCCAGATTGTGGGACTTGGCTGCGTGCTGGGCGGTGCCATTGGTAATTTGATTGATCGGCTGCTTTATCATGAAGTGACCGACTTTCTGGATGTCTACTATGGATCGCACCACTGGCCTGCTTTCAACATAGCGGATATCGCCATCTGCGTGGGTGCTTTTGCCCTGATCATATCCTTTTATAAGAATAAGTAA
- the hisD gene encoding histidinol dehydrogenase: MPCRDITYSGQQDWPEIKKWLQLRVNPDSKVDSIVKDILSKVKTEGDKALVDYTKQFDCPDFTQSMLKVSRDQRSLAYAEIESQDLEIIEEAIRNIRNFHRKQVEESWWTTGEDGTILGQLVRPVDRVGLYVPGGQGGETPLISSMIMNAVPAQVAGVKEIAVISPPRKDGTLNPYILATAQELGITEIYASGSAWAIGGLAYGTDTIAPCDVIAGPGNIFVATAKGQLVGEVGIDMIAGPSEVAILADGDSDPAWIAADLLSQAEHDPLASSILVTWDDELGVKVKYELKKQADLLPRGEIALKSLEDWGAIVKVPDLQTGIDFVNKMAPEHLELAFEEPWGAIGQIKHAGAIFMGHFTPEPVGDYFAGPNHVLPTVGTARFSSALSVETFTKKTSLIYTDQNYINRHGGKIARLARLEGLEAHARSVETRLKS, encoded by the coding sequence ATGCCTTGCAGAGATATCACCTATTCTGGACAGCAGGACTGGCCGGAAATCAAGAAATGGCTCCAACTAAGAGTCAACCCCGACAGTAAAGTAGACTCCATTGTCAAAGACATCCTCTCCAAAGTAAAAACCGAAGGCGATAAGGCCCTCGTAGATTACACCAAACAATTCGACTGCCCGGACTTCACCCAGTCCATGCTCAAGGTCAGCAGGGATCAACGCAGTCTTGCTTATGCGGAAATTGAATCTCAGGACCTTGAAATTATCGAAGAGGCCATCCGCAACATCAGAAATTTTCATCGCAAACAGGTTGAAGAATCATGGTGGACTACCGGAGAAGACGGAACCATCCTCGGCCAGCTGGTACGCCCTGTTGACCGTGTCGGCCTGTACGTCCCCGGAGGTCAGGGCGGAGAAACCCCGCTCATCTCCAGCATGATAATGAACGCCGTGCCTGCACAGGTTGCCGGGGTCAAGGAAATTGCAGTAATCTCCCCTCCCCGTAAGGACGGAACTCTGAACCCATATATTCTTGCCACTGCGCAGGAGCTGGGTATTACCGAAATTTACGCATCCGGATCAGCATGGGCCATCGGTGGTCTTGCCTACGGAACCGACACCATCGCTCCCTGTGATGTTATCGCAGGCCCCGGTAACATATTTGTTGCCACTGCCAAAGGCCAGTTGGTAGGTGAAGTCGGCATCGACATGATTGCCGGCCCCAGTGAAGTTGCAATCCTCGCAGACGGAGATTCCGATCCGGCATGGATTGCAGCGGACCTACTCTCTCAGGCCGAACATGACCCGCTTGCTTCTTCCATCCTCGTGACTTGGGATGATGAGCTTGGCGTAAAGGTCAAGTATGAACTCAAGAAACAGGCTGACCTTCTTCCCCGTGGTGAGATCGCCCTTAAATCTCTTGAAGACTGGGGCGCAATAGTCAAAGTCCCCGATCTTCAAACAGGGATTGATTTTGTTAACAAAATGGCTCCGGAACATTTGGAACTTGCTTTTGAAGAACCATGGGGAGCCATCGGCCAAATCAAACATGCTGGTGCCATTTTCATGGGCCACTTCACTCCCGAACCTGTTGGAGACTACTTCGCAGGCCCCAACCACGTTCTACCCACTGTAGGAACAGCAAGATTTTCATCTGCCCTCTCAGTGGAGACATTTACTAAAAAGACAAGTCTGATCTATACTGATCAGAATTACATCAACCGCCACGGCGGAAAAATTGCAAGACTGGCTCGCCTCGAAGGTCTTGAGGCGCATGCCCGTTCTGTTGAGACAAGATTAAAAAGTTGA
- a CDS encoding formate-dependent phosphoribosylglycinamide formyltransferase has product MVTLGTAGTASSRKLMLLGGGELGKEVVIEAQRLGVEVIVVDRYENTPAMQVAHRSYVISMLDAAELRRVVETEKPDFIVPEIEAIATETLLELENEGFNVVPTARATRLTMDREGIRRLAAEEVGLKTSPYKFADTKEEYLEALKEIGIPCVIKPVMSSSGKGQSTVKSEADIDHAWDYSQSGGRTGEGRIIVESFVDFDYEITLLTVRHAGGTSYCAPIGHRQDDGDYRESWQPQPMTDAALANAQDYALRITDALGGRGLFGVELFVKGEEVIFSEVSPRPHDTGLVTVISQDLSEFALHVRAILGLPVPAIRQYGPAASSVILSNGKSEAPAFANVDKALEEADTKVLIFGKGECDGVRRLGVALALGDDVEDAKSRAIRVSSAVEIEY; this is encoded by the coding sequence ATGGTCACTCTCGGTACTGCCGGAACCGCTTCTTCCCGCAAACTGATGCTGCTTGGCGGCGGCGAGCTTGGTAAAGAGGTTGTCATCGAAGCTCAGCGTCTCGGCGTTGAGGTCATTGTCGTGGACAGGTATGAAAATACCCCGGCCATGCAGGTCGCGCATCGCAGTTATGTAATTTCCATGCTTGATGCTGCGGAACTTCGCCGTGTTGTCGAAACTGAAAAGCCCGATTTCATCGTGCCGGAAATTGAAGCTATCGCCACTGAGACTCTGCTTGAGTTGGAGAATGAAGGTTTCAATGTAGTTCCCACAGCCCGCGCTACCCGTTTGACCATGGACCGCGAGGGCATTCGCCGTCTTGCTGCTGAGGAAGTCGGTCTGAAAACCTCCCCTTACAAATTTGCCGATACCAAGGAAGAGTACCTTGAAGCGTTAAAAGAAATCGGTATTCCCTGCGTGATCAAGCCGGTCATGAGTTCATCCGGTAAAGGGCAGAGTACTGTGAAGTCTGAAGCCGATATTGATCATGCTTGGGATTATTCCCAGTCCGGCGGAAGGACCGGGGAAGGGCGCATCATCGTAGAAAGCTTTGTTGACTTCGACTATGAAATCACACTGCTTACCGTGCGTCATGCCGGGGGAACTTCCTATTGCGCACCTATCGGGCACAGACAGGATGATGGTGATTACCGTGAATCTTGGCAGCCTCAGCCTATGACTGATGCAGCTCTTGCCAATGCACAGGATTACGCTCTCAGAATAACTGATGCCCTTGGCGGCAGGGGGCTTTTCGGCGTGGAGTTGTTCGTCAAAGGTGAGGAAGTCATTTTTAGCGAAGTTTCACCGCGTCCTCATGATACCGGACTTGTAACCGTAATTTCTCAGGATCTGAGTGAATTTGCCCTGCATGTGCGGGCTATTCTCGGTCTGCCTGTTCCGGCAATCCGTCAATACGGTCCTGCGGCATCAAGTGTAATTCTTTCCAATGGAAAGTCTGAAGCTCCGGCTTTTGCCAATGTGGATAAGGCTCTTGAAGAAGCTGACACCAAAGTGCTTATTTTCGGGAAGGGTGAATGCGACGGCGTGCGTCGTCTTGGCGTTGCTCTTGCCCTCGGCGATGACGTGGAAGATGCCAAATCTCGTGCTATTCGCGTTTCTTCCGCTGTAGAAATTGAGTATTAA
- a CDS encoding Na+/H+ antiporter NhaC family protein: MKQEANGLALAPLGLFLVIFIGTGSFLTMNGTSMAFYQLSATVAILPAIAWAIWMGKDKLNDKINIFLRGAGEPGIVTMCMIYLLAGGFASVAKSIGGVESTVNLGLSIVPASMVLPGLFVIAAFIATAMGTSMGTIAAIAPIAVGVAGKTDIPSALLMGAVVGGAMFGDNLSMISDTTIAATRTQGCKMSDKFKMNLLIALPAAIFTVIILYFAGEGGQVVSDGGYSLLKVLPYITILIMAVLGVNVFVVLGAGIVFTGAVGFASIDSFNLLTFSQDIYKGFTGMQEILVLSLLVGGLGELIKFHGGITYIINFIGKLTKGTKSTKAGEFSISALSVMSDLCTANNTVAIILTGGMAKEIAESHNVDPRRSASLLDIFSCIVQGLIPYGAQILLAGSISGLSPLEIIGNMHYCFILAVVAVLSILTGFPRIRK; the protein is encoded by the coding sequence ATGAAACAGGAAGCAAACGGTTTGGCCCTAGCGCCATTAGGTCTATTTTTGGTGATTTTTATTGGAACCGGATCTTTCCTGACCATGAACGGAACCAGCATGGCTTTCTACCAGCTTTCCGCCACGGTTGCCATTCTGCCCGCCATTGCGTGGGCTATCTGGATGGGCAAGGACAAGCTCAACGACAAGATTAATATTTTTCTACGCGGTGCGGGTGAGCCGGGTATCGTCACCATGTGTATGATTTACCTGCTGGCTGGCGGATTCGCTTCTGTTGCTAAATCCATCGGCGGGGTTGAATCTACTGTTAACCTCGGTCTGTCCATTGTTCCCGCATCCATGGTTCTGCCGGGGCTGTTTGTAATTGCAGCTTTCATCGCTACTGCCATGGGTACTTCCATGGGAACCATTGCCGCCATCGCGCCTATTGCGGTTGGTGTTGCCGGGAAGACTGATATTCCTTCCGCATTGCTCATGGGCGCAGTAGTGGGCGGGGCCATGTTCGGTGATAACCTGTCCATGATTTCCGACACCACAATCGCCGCGACTCGTACACAGGGCTGTAAGATGAGTGATAAGTTCAAGATGAACCTGCTCATTGCGCTACCGGCGGCAATATTCACCGTCATTATTCTATATTTTGCCGGAGAAGGTGGTCAGGTCGTATCCGATGGCGGTTACAGCCTGCTTAAGGTGCTGCCGTACATCACCATTTTGATCATGGCAGTGCTTGGCGTGAACGTCTTTGTCGTCCTTGGTGCCGGTATCGTTTTCACCGGGGCGGTTGGTTTTGCTTCCATTGATAGCTTCAATCTGCTCACTTTCTCTCAGGATATCTACAAAGGTTTCACTGGTATGCAGGAAATTCTTGTACTTTCCCTGCTGGTGGGTGGTCTTGGAGAGCTTATCAAGTTCCATGGCGGTATCACTTACATTATCAACTTCATCGGCAAACTGACCAAGGGCACTAAGTCCACCAAGGCCGGGGAGTTCAGCATCAGTGCACTTTCTGTAATGTCTGATCTTTGTACCGCAAACAACACCGTAGCCATCATCCTCACCGGGGGCATGGCCAAGGAAATTGCAGAAAGCCACAATGTTGATCCGCGCCGCAGCGCAAGTCTGCTGGATATCTTCTCCTGCATAGTACAGGGGCTTATTCCTTACGGCGCACAGATCCTGCTCGCCGGGTCCATTTCCGGGCTTTCTCCGCTGGAGATCATCGGCAACATGCATTATTGCTTCATTCTTGCAGTAGTAGCAGTGCTGAGTATCCTGACCGGATTTCCCAGAATCAGAAAATAA
- a CDS encoding 4Fe-4S dicluster domain-containing protein, whose protein sequence is MSESKNFNKIIHLSFPPNTSGRPVVCNLGKLYNLSFNILKADINPRLEGSMTLEITGFEEDYHKGINYLKENGVRLIPVAQKIARDEESCMHCGMCLAMCPTGALSLEKDTRLVLFDLEKCTACGLCTKVCPVRAMEVDPQD, encoded by the coding sequence ATGAGCGAGAGCAAGAACTTTAACAAGATTATCCACCTTTCTTTCCCACCGAACACATCCGGCCGCCCGGTAGTGTGCAATCTGGGAAAACTCTACAACCTCAGCTTTAACATCCTTAAAGCTGACATCAACCCCAGACTCGAAGGCAGCATGACCCTCGAGATTACCGGGTTTGAAGAAGATTATCACAAAGGTATCAACTACCTTAAAGAAAACGGGGTAAGACTAATCCCCGTTGCCCAGAAAATTGCTAGGGATGAAGAATCCTGTATGCACTGCGGCATGTGTCTCGCCATGTGCCCCACCGGTGCCCTTTCCCTTGAAAAGGACACCCGTCTGGTTCTTTTTGATTTGGAAAAATGTACTGCCTGTGGACTCTGTACTAAGGTCTGTCCCGTACGGGCTATGGAAGTTGATCCGCAGGATTAG
- a CDS encoding PLDc_N domain-containing protein, which translates to MFFGSIPNLPMETWIIILGSVGLFAALTLFAIWDAFNREFPSNMEKVGWIQLAIFIPFFGCLAYFLLGRKRGIKNNEE; encoded by the coding sequence ATGTTCTTCGGATCAATTCCCAATCTTCCCATGGAAACCTGGATCATCATCCTCGGCAGTGTCGGTCTTTTTGCAGCCTTGACACTTTTCGCTATATGGGATGCATTCAACAGGGAATTTCCGTCAAACATGGAAAAAGTCGGCTGGATACAGCTTGCGATTTTTATTCCTTTTTTCGGCTGTCTGGCTTACTTTCTCCTCGGTAGAAAAAGGGGGATAAAAAATAATGAAGAATAA
- the uvrC gene encoding excinuclease ABC subunit UvrC has product MGFEFNSVDFPTLPGVYLMKDSSGRIIYVGKARELRKRLASYFRAMHKHTPKTRVLVSKIHSIDTLVTGTEKEALLLEASLIKKHRPRYNVVLRDDKQYVLFQLDKKSEYPRLRMTRKVVRDGSVYFGPYTSSYFARETWKVLGKVFPLRKCSDSAFRNRVRPCLYHDIGQCLGPCVNVIPRQDYMELVHQVEMLLSGKAGDLIGSLRRQMEEASDALDFENAAKFRDQIKAIQKTVEKQSVVLNERSDIDVIALAESTQGVGLGLLFIRKGSLLDKKNFFWPGLSLEDGEEILNSFVSQFYSSTKFIPPKLFVPFEFDMQGAAELLSERSKSTVRIVTPHSGEEKRLLEIARKNAALGLKEKENDNILDLLAGKLKLSGPPQRIECIDASHLGGEGMRVGMVVYEEGKSEKSQYRNYAFPELEHSSDDYAALFHWVIKRIDSGPPWADLILIDGGKGQLASVEKAFAENWTHSEPIPHLASIAKGPTRKAGELDDRIFRPGRKNHLPLKGGSPELLYLQRIRDEAHRFVIGRQRKSRKKKVLQSEVLSLPGIGPKTARLLWDEFGSVQKMKEASVENLSNVQGIGKKRAQQIFDAFRDV; this is encoded by the coding sequence ATGGGATTTGAATTTAACAGCGTCGATTTTCCGACATTGCCTGGCGTGTATCTGATGAAGGATTCATCAGGACGTATTATATATGTTGGGAAGGCGCGGGAGCTGCGCAAAAGACTAGCATCTTATTTCCGGGCTATGCATAAGCATACGCCTAAGACCCGGGTGCTGGTTTCAAAAATCCATTCCATTGATACCCTCGTTACCGGAACCGAAAAAGAAGCCCTGCTGCTTGAGGCCAGCCTGATCAAGAAGCATCGGCCGCGTTACAATGTGGTTCTGCGCGATGACAAGCAGTACGTGCTTTTCCAGCTGGATAAGAAATCCGAATATCCCCGGCTGCGCATGACCCGTAAAGTTGTGCGAGATGGGTCTGTTTATTTCGGCCCCTACACCTCCAGCTATTTTGCCCGTGAGACATGGAAGGTGCTCGGCAAGGTTTTTCCCTTACGTAAATGTTCTGATTCAGCTTTCCGCAACCGGGTCCGGCCTTGCCTGTACCATGATATCGGGCAATGCCTCGGACCATGCGTGAATGTTATTCCCCGGCAGGATTATATGGAGTTGGTCCATCAGGTTGAGATGCTGCTCTCCGGCAAGGCAGGTGACCTTATAGGTTCCTTGCGTCGTCAGATGGAAGAAGCTTCGGACGCACTCGATTTTGAAAATGCCGCAAAGTTTCGTGATCAGATCAAGGCCATTCAGAAGACGGTGGAAAAACAGTCCGTGGTGCTTAATGAGCGATCGGATATCGATGTAATCGCGCTGGCGGAATCTACGCAGGGAGTAGGATTGGGACTGCTCTTTATTAGAAAAGGGAGTCTGCTCGATAAAAAGAATTTCTTTTGGCCGGGGCTAAGTCTTGAGGATGGCGAGGAAATTTTAAACAGCTTTGTTTCTCAGTTTTATTCATCGACAAAATTTATTCCCCCAAAGCTTTTTGTGCCCTTTGAATTTGATATGCAGGGCGCGGCTGAACTGCTCAGTGAGCGCAGCAAATCCACGGTGCGGATCGTAACTCCACATAGTGGTGAAGAAAAGCGGCTGTTGGAGATTGCCCGCAAGAATGCTGCACTGGGTCTCAAAGAAAAAGAGAATGACAATATTCTCGACCTACTTGCCGGAAAACTAAAGCTTTCAGGTCCGCCGCAGCGTATTGAATGCATTGATGCTTCTCATCTAGGCGGGGAGGGTATGCGCGTGGGAATGGTGGTTTACGAGGAAGGCAAATCTGAGAAATCCCAGTATCGAAATTATGCTTTCCCGGAACTGGAGCATTCCTCTGACGATTATGCCGCCTTATTTCACTGGGTGATTAAGCGCATTGATTCCGGCCCTCCATGGGCGGACCTTATATTAATAGATGGGGGTAAGGGGCAGCTCGCATCCGTAGAGAAGGCTTTTGCCGAGAATTGGACGCACTCTGAGCCGATCCCGCATCTAGCTTCCATTGCCAAAGGGCCGACCCGCAAGGCCGGGGAATTGGATGACCGTATTTTCAGGCCCGGACGTAAGAATCATCTCCCGCTCAAGGGCGGCAGCCCGGAACTGCTTTATCTACAGCGCATCCGTGATGAAGCGCACCGATTTGTAATCGGTAGGCAGCGCAAGTCGCGTAAGAAGAAGGTTTTGCAGAGCGAAGTGCTTTCTTTGCCCGGAATCGGTCCCAAGACCGCCCGGTTGCTCTGGGATGAGTTCGGTTCTGTGCAGAAGATGAAAGAGGCTTCCGTGGAAAATCTTTCTAATGTTCAAGGAATCGGCAAGAAGCGCGCTCAGCAGATATTTGATGCTTTTAGGGACGTTTAG
- a CDS encoding UbiX family flavin prenyltransferase: MDKKKVILAASGASGTMYAVKLAQHLGSLDNIELHLIISDAALKVMELETEFKPEDLTGHADFVYRQDNIAAPPASGSWQHAGMIVCPCSMASLAAIAQGLGSNLIHRAADVCLKERRKLILVTRETPLNLIHIRNMETITLAGGTIMPASPGFYHAPKSIDDMAAHMAGRVLEQMEISHDLYRPWGEESAR; this comes from the coding sequence ATGGACAAGAAAAAAGTAATCCTCGCCGCCAGCGGTGCCAGCGGAACCATGTATGCGGTCAAACTGGCCCAGCATCTTGGCTCTCTGGATAATATTGAACTGCATCTGATTATTTCCGATGCCGCCCTGAAGGTGATGGAGCTTGAAACCGAATTCAAGCCGGAAGACCTGACCGGACATGCGGATTTCGTATACAGGCAGGATAACATCGCAGCTCCTCCGGCCAGCGGTTCATGGCAACATGCAGGCATGATAGTCTGCCCCTGCTCCATGGCTTCACTTGCAGCGATTGCACAGGGACTGGGCAGTAACCTGATCCACCGGGCCGCAGATGTCTGCCTTAAGGAACGGCGCAAGCTGATTCTGGTCACCCGCGAAACTCCCCTAAACCTGATCCATATCCGCAACATGGAAACAATAACTCTTGCCGGGGGCACGATAATGCCAGCATCACCGGGATTCTACCACGCTCCCAAAAGCATTGATGATATGGCGGCGCACATGGCAGGAAGAGTCCTTGAACAAATGGAAATTTCACACGATTTATACCGCCCGTGGGGCGAAGAATCAGCGAGGTAA
- a CDS encoding metal-dependent hydrolase produces the protein MKHVFTWNGHSNFTIQSDDKTIIIDPFFEGNPKACATWESISKADAVLVTHDHGDHIGQAVEICKATGATLVCIFDLLEKMIEQGVDQEKLIGMNIGGTVSVAGIKIKMVQAMHSSATGAPAGYILTYEDDFCIYFAGDTGLFASMELFGKLHNIDVALLPTGGWFTMDSKDAAYACKLLNCKTAIPMHFGTFPILEQDTVNFKEACAELAPECKVIELEIGKEEEI, from the coding sequence ATGAAACACGTATTCACTTGGAACGGTCATTCAAATTTCACCATCCAGTCTGACGATAAAACCATAATCATCGACCCCTTTTTCGAAGGCAACCCCAAAGCCTGCGCAACATGGGAATCCATCAGCAAAGCAGATGCCGTGCTGGTCACCCATGACCACGGCGATCATATCGGTCAGGCGGTGGAGATCTGCAAGGCCACCGGAGCGACGCTGGTCTGTATTTTTGATCTGCTGGAAAAAATGATTGAACAGGGAGTTGATCAGGAAAAGCTGATCGGCATGAACATTGGCGGAACAGTCAGCGTTGCCGGGATCAAGATCAAAATGGTTCAGGCCATGCATTCTTCTGCTACCGGAGCACCAGCCGGATACATCCTTACATACGAAGATGATTTCTGTATCTACTTTGCCGGGGATACCGGGCTTTTCGCCAGCATGGAACTCTTCGGCAAGTTGCACAATATTGATGTAGCCCTGCTGCCCACCGGAGGCTGGTTCACCATGGATTCAAAAGATGCGGCCTACGCCTGCAAGCTGCTGAATTGCAAGACCGCCATCCCCATGCATTTCGGCACCTTCCCAATTCTGGAGCAGGATACTGTAAATTTTAAAGAAGCATGCGCCGAGCTGGCACCAGAATGCAAAGTAATCGAATTAGAAATAGGAAAAGAAGAAGAGATTTAA